DNA sequence from the Methanofollis formosanus genome:
ACCGTCGACGCACTCCTGAAAAAATACTGGGGTTATACCGCTTTTCTCCCCCATCAGAAAGAGATCATAACATCGGTTCTGGAAGGCCGGGACACGGTGGCGATCATGGCGACGGGGGGCGGGAAGTCGCTCTGCTACCAGCTGCCCGCCCTGTACCTCGGCGGCCTCACCATTGTGATCTCCCCGCTCATCTCGCTCATGAAAGACCAGGTCGACGACCTGAACCTGCGGGGGATCCCCGCGGCCGCCTACAACAGTTCGCTGGAATATCGCGAGCGCAAAGAGATCGAGGAACACCTGAGAGACAACACCCTCAGGCTGCTCTTCATCTCCCCGGAAAAATGCATGCAGCCAAACTTCCTGAATTTCCTCGGCCGCTTCCCGGTCAGCCTCATCGCCATCGACGAGGCGCACTGCATCTCAGAATGGGGACACAACTTCAGACCGGAGTACCGGCAACTCTCCAGGCTGAAAAAACATTTCCCGACCGTTCCCGTCGTCGCCCTGACGGCCACCGCCGTCCCCGAGGTCAGGAACGATATCGTCCGGCAACTCAAGGTATCCGATGCCCGCGAGTTCGTCGGCAGTTTCAACCGCACCAACCTCCGGTACAGCGTGGTCCCGAAGACGAACCCGATGGCCCTGCTCCTGGCCTTCATCGGGAAGCACAGGAACGAATCCGGGATCGTCTACTGTTTCAGCAAGAAGGAGACCGAAGAGATTTCACGGGAACTCAAGAAGTACGGGTACAAGGCGCTCGCCTATCACGCGGGCCTCGCAAAGACCGTCAGAGAGAAGGTCCAGGACGACTTCATCCACGACAACGTGCAGATCGTCTGTGCCACCGTCGCCTTCGGCATGGGCATCGACAAGCCCGACGTCCGCTATGTCGTCCACTACGACCTGCCCAAGACCGTCGAGTCGTATTACCAGGAGACCGGCCGTGCCGGACGGGACGGGCAGTCCAGCGAATGCATTCTCTTCTACAGCCGCGGGGAGTACGGCAAAGTCCGTTCCATGCTCGAACACGACCGATCGAACGAAGGCCACATCCGAATTTCAATCCGCAAATTGCAGGAGATGGTCGACTATTGCGAGACGGTCGGGTGCAGGCGGAAATATCTCCTGCAGTACTTCGGCGAGGAGTATGCCGCGGACAACTGCGGCCTGTGCGACAACTGCGACCATCCCGCCGAGACGGTCGACGGCACGGAATGCGCACGAACGATCATCGCGTGCGTGGAGCATTTGCCGACGAACTTCGGGATCGAACTCATTGCAGACGTGCTGAGGGGTTCGAAAAATGCAAAGATCCGGGACAACCGCTTCGACCTCCTCCCGGTCTACAACACCGGTGCGGAGCACAGCAAAAAGCAGTATAGAACCTGGATCAACGACCTGGTCAGGCAGGGATATCTGGCACGGACCGGAGAGAGGTATCCGGTCATCGCTCTGACAGAGAAGAGCGCGGAGGTCATGGGGGGAGAGACGCGGGTGATGCTCCCCGCGCCTGAAGCCAGTGCAAAGAAACGTGCCAGGCCCCTGAGCAACGAGCCCTCGGATCCGGAAGAGAGGGAATTGTTCCTCCGACTCAAATCCCTGCGCAAGTCGATTGCAGACCGCGACGGCGTGCCGCCCTACATCATATTCCCTGACCGGAGCCTGAGAGAGATGGCCGGCGCCCGTCCCTGCGACAGGGAAAGTTTTGGAAATATTTCAGGCGTCGGAGAGTTCAAACTGGAAAAATACGGCCCTGAATTTATCTCAGCCATCGAGGAGTATGTGCGGGAAAAAGGGGCCTGACCGTCCTCACCACCAACTCTTATATTCCTGCTGCCCATCCCTCCTCTATGCCGCCGCGTATCCTCATCGCCTATGCGACCAAACACGAGACCACCCGCGAGATCGCCGACGCCATCGCCGCCACCCTCAAAGAGCAGGGCATCGACGCCGAGGCACGGCACGTTGGTACGGTGGACACTCTCTCGGGATATGACGGGTTCGTCATCGGTTCTCCCATCTATATGGGAAAGATCCTCAAAGAGGCAAAGCAATTTGTAAACCACTTCGCCGACGCCCTGCATGAGAGACCGGTCGCGGCCTTTGCCGTCGGGATGAGTTGCAAGGACCTGACCGACGAGAACTGCCGGAAGGTGGAGACAGCGATGGAACCGGTCACCGGCCGGATCCGGATCAGAGGGGAGATGGGAATGTTTGCCGGGAGGATGAACCCTTCCTTCGTCCCGGTCATCGGCCGCTTCATGAGATATGACGAGGCGAAGACCGAAGACGCCCGCGACTGGGAGGCGATCCGGGCCTGGGCAGGAAGACTGCTGGAGTGGTTCGGGATTGCTGCGAAATGATCGGGGCAGGCCGTGACGATAATTTGACTTTGTAGAATCGGGCATGAACCCTGGGCTCAAGCATACGGGATGAAAATTTTCTGAGCTGCGCTACGGCGTGTGGGCGGGATCCCAATCCTCGCGACAGGACCTTTGGAAGATCTGGTTTCATCGCCGCCCCCCGTTATCCTCGTCGTGGGGGTCCGGGGGTGCACCCCCGGCGCGAGATTGCGGGAAAGATTTGACGATTTGGGGAGGCCGATCCATCAGAGGAATTTTTTATCCTCTGCGTATCGGCATCAACGTGATATGGAAAGTTGGCTCTGTAGAATTCAGCATGAGGCGAGCGCCCCACCTCAAGCATACGCGATGAAAATATCAGATCAGATCTGGATCGGTTCTTGACCCTCATCCGTGCGTTCGAGGAGCGAATCGAAGTCGAGCATCGTGCCGCCCCCCGGCTATCTTCGTCGTGGGGGGTCCGGGGGGTTTCCCCCCGGCGCGAGACAGCAGGGAAATCTCGACGACTGGGGGCGGCAGATCCATCAGAGGGATTTTCTATCCCCTTCGTATCGGCTTCAACGGAATATGGCGAGTTCAAACTCTCATGCAAACCTGAAGAGAGGATCTTCTGGATCATTTTCATGGAGGTCATCCCAAAACGTCTCTGGCCTTGATAGGTGAGTGGAAGAAGGTTCTGAAGCACGGTGTCGTTCGAGAAATTGTTGCCGCCCCGCCCCTATCTTTGTCGTGGGGGGGGGGTCCGGGGGGTCTCCCCCCGGCAGGAGAAAGCAAGGAAACACTCTTTAATTCTCTCTGTGGGCGGCACGTCGGATCAATCATGCCTTCCTCCGTCACTCGCACCGGGGTTGCCGCCCTCTGACCCCTGCGGTGGCGTGAAGTGGGGAGGGCGGAGGAATGGCCAGAAAGTGTCTCGATCCAGATGATTGATCGAGCCAGGGATACTTTTGGGATATGCTCATGGTAAACCATCCTCTTTTCATCACTTCAACCCCCTGCGAACCAAATCCATCGCCTTCCCTCATGCTTGTGCCGGGGGCGGTTGCCGCCCGGACCCCCGGGATGAAGATAGGGCCGGGAAGGCACAACCAATCGCCATGAAGAACGTACTGCCGTCCACCACCTATCGAATCACGCGGGGGGACCGGGGGGCGGCCAGCCCCCCGCAGAGAGAGCAATCCAGATGATTTCAACAAAACCAGGCAACGGGAAATTTTCATCCTGTATGTTTGAGGCGTGTTCTCGCCTCATGAAAAATTCTACAGAGCCGATAATTTACACCATTCCAGCAGATTTTCGGCAGATCTCCAGCATGTGCCGTAAGAATCAAAGGGCCAGGAAAGACGTTGAATTCCCTGTACCTGTACACAGAGAGAGATAGATCTCTCTCAGTACGGTATTACTGCAGATCGCCCACCCACACAGCATCACCGGTTTTTCGGTGTTCGGGTGTGGGCGTGTGTGTAAATCCAGGAATGCCGGAACGGATCCGAAATATCTGCGTATGGGGGACAAAAGCCCCATCAGATTGCATAAAGGCGTCCGTTGGATGACATCCGTCGTCGCAACCTGCTGAGAACCGCCGTAATAGAAAGGGGTCTGCTGCAAGAGGTTCGCACCGAGAGGCGGCGGCGATCCCGCCAGGATCTTCGATCTGCCTATCCTGGCCCAATCGTAGATTCTTCACCGCAGTCTCGCGCCGGGGGGACAGCGATGGCCCGGTGATCTCCTCATGCTGCTCTGTCGTGATGGGGGGGAGAGGGGCCACTCAGGCCGCACTCTCCTGAACCGCCTCTGCCTTCAGCTTCGCCTCCAGTTGATCGAGAAGTTTTCTGATCTCCTCGATCTCCTTGAGGACACTCGTGTTATCTGAGGTACCAACATCGTCGCCGCCGGTGATCCCGGTGCCCCGCCACTGGGTGAGGACGTCGTCGAGGCTGGTGCCGACATAGGTCTCGCCGCCGTGCGCCACGACGAGCCCGATCTCCATCACCTCGCCGGTCTGGGAGACGACCGGGATGATCCAGACTTCCTGGCCGTCGATGACATACATGATCGGCTGCACG
Encoded proteins:
- the recQ gene encoding DNA helicase RecQ, whose translation is MHTVDALLKKYWGYTAFLPHQKEIITSVLEGRDTVAIMATGGGKSLCYQLPALYLGGLTIVISPLISLMKDQVDDLNLRGIPAAAYNSSLEYRERKEIEEHLRDNTLRLLFISPEKCMQPNFLNFLGRFPVSLIAIDEAHCISEWGHNFRPEYRQLSRLKKHFPTVPVVALTATAVPEVRNDIVRQLKVSDAREFVGSFNRTNLRYSVVPKTNPMALLLAFIGKHRNESGIVYCFSKKETEEISRELKKYGYKALAYHAGLAKTVREKVQDDFIHDNVQIVCATVAFGMGIDKPDVRYVVHYDLPKTVESYYQETGRAGRDGQSSECILFYSRGEYGKVRSMLEHDRSNEGHIRISIRKLQEMVDYCETVGCRRKYLLQYFGEEYAADNCGLCDNCDHPAETVDGTECARTIIACVEHLPTNFGIELIADVLRGSKNAKIRDNRFDLLPVYNTGAEHSKKQYRTWINDLVRQGYLARTGERYPVIALTEKSAEVMGGETRVMLPAPEASAKKRARPLSNEPSDPEERELFLRLKSLRKSIADRDGVPPYIIFPDRSLREMAGARPCDRESFGNISGVGEFKLEKYGPEFISAIEEYVREKGA
- a CDS encoding flavodoxin domain-containing protein; translated protein: MPPRILIAYATKHETTREIADAIAATLKEQGIDAEARHVGTVDTLSGYDGFVIGSPIYMGKILKEAKQFVNHFADALHERPVAAFAVGMSCKDLTDENCRKVETAMEPVTGRIRIRGEMGMFAGRMNPSFVPVIGRFMRYDEAKTEDARDWEAIRAWAGRLLEWFGIAAK